The Komagataella phaffii GS115 chromosome 4, complete sequence genome includes the window GCTTATGACTTCAAACGTCCTGTGCATGCTGTGATTATTGATCGGCAGTACAAGGTGACCAAGTCTTTCATTTCCGGAGGAATGTCAGGAGAGGTTATCTTGTCAACGAGAAATTGGCTGGGCCAACGAGCTGATACAGTACTAGAAACAGAGCACGGCCCTATCACTTCTATCAAATGTGTCGACGATTTGATAATTTGGACTAATGACAAGGGCATCACATTTTATCAAACATCTACCCGAACTATGCTTTTGAACACACCTTTGCCCAAAGGCTTTAACAGGCCTGATATTTACTGGCCTAAGTACTCCTTCCCTGAAACGGATCGGCTCATTGTTGGATGGAATGATCATGTCTGGTTCTATAAACTAACTATTCCTCAAACTGTTCAGACACTACAAGCTGCCAATTTTCTCAGTACAGCGGCTTCTAGCTTTAGGATAGGCGCTGTAGAGAAAAGCGTTGAACTTGAATCTCATGTTCATTTGCCAGATACTATCATTGGTGGAATTTCCTCCATAAATGACAATTTAATTGTTTTGAATTACCTAGCACCTGTTGAAGACAAAAGCAACAATTCAAGAAGGCCAAAAATGAAATCGGCTCCTCCTGAACTGCAAGTTATCGATCCTTGGACGAAAGAGGAATTGTCAGTGGATATTATTGAACCTAAAGATTATGCAACGTTGGGGGTAAACGATTatcatcttgaaaaatcaattGGCGAAATGGTCAGATGGTTCCTAATCTCACCCAATGACGCTATCCTTATCAAGGAATTCTCGCTTCATGACCAGCTAGAGTGGTATATTGAACACAAGATGTATCAGAAGGCTTGGAGTATTTCTGAATATATTCTTCCACCATTAGAGAGAATTACTCTAGGGGTGCAGCAGGTGCATGAATATATCAATAGTGAAAAATGGAGCGAAGCAGGCGAGCTTCTTACCAAAGTGCTAGCTCACAGTGATGATacttcaaaagaacatcAAGAATACATTAAAGGGGAATGGGCAAATTTTTTAGACctattttttgaaaaaggacATCAGGACCAAATCGTTGATTGCATCCCCAAGGTGTATTTCCCGAACTCAGCAGTGAATATTGACCCCAAGATATACGGGAAATATTTGGAACATTATCTAACTGACTGGAAAAATATACCCAAGTTTTTACAGTTGTATCATGACTGGGATCACAGATTACTGGATTTGAGATATTTCCAGTTCTTGTTGGACAATACTTTGAATAGCAATCAAAATGAATCTAACAATAAAATGCCAATGGTCGATAAGATTCGCTTTTTGTTTATTGAATTGTGTCTAGAAATTGATGATCCTCAGCCAGCAGTTAAACATTTAATCATAATGAGGGATCCTGGAACTCTACAGTTCTTGATAAGCAATCACATACTTGGAAAGTTTGTCGATAGACTTCCAGAGATTTTAACGTTGGAGTtgaatgatgaagaattacAGTATGCTACTGTAGACTTTATTAGAGAAAAGCTGACCACAAATATTGAGCTACTTGCCAGCAAGCACAGGGAAATAATGCCATCaaaaatcattgaattgAATGAAAGGGCAGGATTATCTGTAATCAATTACCTGtatttggaaaaacttTCCCAGCTAGATAAGCTATTgaccaaagattttgaagatgagatGGTTATGCTTTACGCCAAATTTAACGTTTCTTTACTTTAcaactttctttcaaagcaCAACAATTACAACATAGATTCAGCAATAGAGATTTGCGAAGAGATGCATTGCTATAAAGAACTAGTTTATTTATGGGGCAAGATTGGTAAAAACAAGAAGGCTGTCACTCTGATTATAGATAAACTGGAAGACCCAGATTTGGCTATTCAATTTGTTGCAACTAACAATGATTCTGAGCTATGGGACTACCTGTTAGAATATTCCATGGATAAACCCAAATTTATCAAGGCGCTGATTACAGCTGCTAACAGTTCGCAGTATTTCAATAACATGGACGACCCGTTTGTGCTGAAGATTGACCCCATTTCAATTGTTAAGCGAATCCCAGAAAGAATCGAGATTGAAGGGCTAAAGCGTGCCTTGATGAATATTACTTACGATAACTATCTGGAGTTGACCATCAACAAAATTATCTTACAAATCATTCAAGAAGAGACACTTGAGATTGGAAATTTTTACAGGAAAGAGAGACTAAAAGGGGCAACTTTGGAACCAAGacaaaattcaaaatttttgaaagagacGGTGATCATGTACTCGGATCCTGCAAAGCCACTAGTAACAGAGACTGAAGTTGTTGGTGAAGGAAATGAGTGGAAGCAAGTCGtgaatgaagatgataatgCCACTATAGACATTTCCACCAAGATAAGTCATTTGAACTACATCAGGCAGAAACTGGTTTTATTAAGATTGAGAAGTGAAAACGGTCGTACCTGAAAATTTTCTGATCGCGCTATATTGTTCCACCCCTCGTATCCGTCGTACGCGCCTATTTTTTGTACGATAACAAGCTAAATTCTAAAAACTGGCGTTGTTTCCAACACTCAACTCGAGAATATGTCTAAAACGAAGAC containing:
- a CDS encoding Vacuolar membrane protein gives rise to the protein MVENTENSEKSSIDLSTSDRASQKPELPEAVLVDGNNELAKVDDSGEEERGKKEQEQQEDKEGEEEGHNQQTEEANGSIKTSKAKEENGAAVSVHEASSKDDETLDEQKEGQNGVDKTTEASNKVAQQQLDASDNLDSLDSSTSDLSDELQSQSDVNDNPDAELPQFTFHRISQLPPSFMKHDPISASYIHEKFFLFATHNGFIHISDNNFQEIRTFRAHRASILSLHTDGEYFASASMDGTVVVGSILNDKDIVAYDFKRPVHAVIIDRQYKVTKSFISGGMSGEVILSTRNWLGQRADTVLETEHGPITSIKCVDDLIIWTNDKGITFYQTSTRTMLLNTPLPKGFNRPDIYWPKYSFPETDRLIVGWNDHVWFYKLTIPQTVQTLQAANFLSTAASSFRIGAVEKSVELESHVHLPDTIIGGISSINDNLIVLNYLAPVEDKSNNSRRPKMKSAPPELQVIDPWTKEELSVDIIEPKDYATLGVNDYHLEKSIGEMVRWFLISPNDAILIKEFSLHDQLEWYIEHKMYQKAWSISEYILPPLERITLGVQQVHEYINSEKWSEAGELLTKVLAHSDDTSKEHQEYIKGEWANFLDLFFEKGHQDQIVDCIPKVYFPNSAVNIDPKIYGKYLEHYLTDWKNIPKFLQLYHDWDHRLLDLRYFQFLLDNTLNSNQNESNNKMPMVDKIRFLFIELCLEIDDPQPAVKHLIIMRDPGTLQFLISNHILGKFVDRLPEILTLELNDEELQYATVDFIREKLTTNIELLASKHREIMPSKIIELNERAGLSVINYLYLEKLSQLDKLLTKDFEDEMVMLYAKFNVSLLYNFLSKHNNYNIDSAIEICEEMHCYKELVYLWGKIGKNKKAVTLIIDKLEDPDLAIQFVATNNDSELWDYLLEYSMDKPKFIKALITAANSSQYFNNMDDPFVLKIDPISIVKRIPERIEIEGLKRALMNITYDNYLELTINKIILQIIQEETLEIGNFYRKERLKGATLEPRQNSKFLKETVIMYSDPAKPLVTETEVVGEGNEWKQVVNEDDNATIDISTKISHLNYIRQKLVLLRLRSENGRT